One genomic window of Aricia agestis chromosome 7, ilAriAges1.1, whole genome shotgun sequence includes the following:
- the LOC121728817 gene encoding E3 ubiquitin-protein ligase TM129 has product MDIFITLFYILFCICVVYPPSEFVSAGFTIPQIFDGYLASENVNFIGYHLKRITITCCLHSLLPLGYFFTLWCGGERGLWLQYAAGCAALIPVMFLYHLCSWYENNKKNHPVVRSLIPYVPEGSDWRIIAVDFNREFRSVDKISIPLSATSKFVATPTWLIKVTQYSVNAVKQEDAALVATATDSHDFSTSGEDEVQYVNIEVIPSREDVKKFTFRITTTALRDLQPHLQRAVRVPEHISLLPTLIERFIKVFKQHVEQNPVYYTDQELELCIGCMQNQADVKLNKRCEPVVLEGDQAEQPPCQQCNCRALWCCACMARWWAARAGAAGAWLAARGSCPVCRAVFCLQDVCPARPVTS; this is encoded by the exons ATGGATATCTTCATCactttattttacatattattttgcatTTGCGTAGTTTATCCGCCTAGTGAATTTGTGTCAGCCGGATTTACGATACCTCAAATCTTTGACGGGTACCTAGCGTCTGAGAACGTGAACTTTATCGGCTACCATTTGAAGCGCATAACTATAACGTGCTGCTTGCATTCGCTACTTCCTCTGGGGTACTTCTTCACGCTATGGTGCGGCGGCGAGCGAGGCCTGTGGTTGCAGTATGCGGCCGGGTGCGCTGCGCTCATCCCCGTCATGTTCTTATACCACTTGTGCTCCTGGTATGAGAACAACAAGAAAAATCACCCGGTGGTCAGATCTCTCATCCCTTATGTACCAGAGGGTAGCGACTGGAGGATCATCGCTGTTGACTTTAACAGAGAGTTTCGGAG TGTGGATAAGATATCAATACCTCTGAGTGCAACAAGCAAGTTTGTTGCCACACCGACATGGCTGATAAAAGTGACTCAGTACAGCGTGAATGCTGTTAAGCAGGAAGATGCTGCTCTTGTTGCTACTGCT ACGGATAGCCATGACTTCTCTACGTCCGGTGAGGATGAGGTGCAGTATGTAAACATCGAAGTGATACCGTCCAGGGAGGACGTAAAGAAGTTTACATTCCGTATAACTACTACAGCTCTGAGAGATCTACAGCCGCACCTGCAGCGTGCAGTGCGAGTGCCCGAACACATATCGCTGCTGCCCACGTTAATAGAAAGATTCATTAAGGTCTTCAAACAGCATGTCGAACAGAATCCTGTTTATTATACTGATCAG GAGTTGGAACTATGCATTGGATGCATGCAGAACCAAGCTGATGTGAAACTAAACAAGCGCTGTGAACCCGTCGTGCTTGAAGGAGACCAGGCTGAGCAACCACCATGCCAACAATGCAACTGCAG GGCGCTGTGGTGCTGTGCGTGCATGGCGCGGTGGTGGGCGGCGCGTGCGGGCGCGGCGGGGGCGTGGCTTGCGGCGCGCGGGTCCTGCCCCGTCTGCCGCGCGGTATTCTGCCTGCAGGACGTGTGCCCCGCGCGCCCAGTGACCAGCTAG
- the LOC121728985 gene encoding coatomer subunit beta, whose product MAGVEQPCYTLINFPTDSEPYNEMQLKHDLEKGDTKKKIEALKKTIGIILSGEKIPGLLMIIIRFVLPLQDHTIKKLLLIFWEIVPKTTPDGKLMQEMILVCDAYRKDLQHPNEYIRGSTLRFLCKLKEPELLEPLMPAIRACLEHRHSYVRRNAVLAIFTIYRNFEFLIPDAPELIGTFLESEQDMSCKRNAFLMLLHADQERALSYLSSRLDNVHTFGDILQLVIVELIYKVCHANPSERSRFIRTVYGLLNAPSAAVRYEAAGTLVTLSNAPAAIKAAASCYIDLTVKESDNNVKLIVVGRLRALRAAAGDAAARALPDLAMDVLRVLQASDLDVRRHALQLALELVSSRHAEELVGVLRKEAARSATAEADGAAAYRQLLVRAMHRAALNFPEVAGSVAPALLDMIADGAEPAALDIVLFLRSALLTFPDLRQKIYQKLLEVVGGIRAAKVARAAVWLLAEFAESDADVSAALDVLDAAAPVPAAAPQEEEESAPKAEQQPARQLVTSDGTYASQSAFNLPTATTEKAGGGLAAALREGESFTAACACSALAKLALRAAPRLRTRAMHIAARLLAHHATSGSGGLTADDAEHGAACLLASARRPDVAAAALASGSRDALAALLALPDRAAPPLLPDIEQEEATPAERVVAVETGISFAQLAAPTAAHRDMFELSLNNAVQGRAGSGEEKGKLSKVTQLTGFSDPVYAEAIVAVNQYDIVLDVLVVNQTDDTLQNCCVELATLGELRLVERPAGVVLAPRDFATIRAHVKVASTENGIIFGNIVYEVSGAGQERGVVVLNDIHIDIVDYIAPAACSDADFRRMWAEFEWENKVSVNTTLTDLREYLQHLLASTNMKCLTPDKALSGQCGFMAANLYARSIFGEDALANLSVELPLGRPGAPVVGHVRIRAKSQGMALSLGDKINMMHKTPPQKQPTQKPSAA is encoded by the exons ATGGCAGGAGTGGAGCAACCATGCTACACTCTCATCAATTTTCCCACAGATTCGGAACCATATAATGAAATGCAACTGAAACATGACCTAG AAAAGGGtgatacaaagaaaaaaattgaagccCTCAAGAAGACAATAGGCATAATACTCTCTGGAGAGAAGATTCCTGGACTTTTGATGATCATCATCAGATTTGTGCTTCCGCTGCAAGATCACACCATCAAGAAACTCCTGCTGATATTCTGGGAGATTGTTCCAAAGACCACACCTGATGGCAAACTCATGCAGGAGATGATCCTTGTTTGTGATGCTTACAGGAAG GATCTGCAACACCCTAATGAATACATTCGAGGCTCAACACTCAGATTCCTGTGTAAGCTGAAAGAGCCAGAGCTACTGGAACCTCTGATGCCAGCTATCCGAGCCTGCCTCGAGCATCGTCACTCATATGTCAGGAGGAATGCAGTGCTTGCTATTTTCACTATATACCG CAACTTCGAATTCCTCATCCCTGATGCTCCAGAGCTCATTGGTACGTTCCTTGAGAGCGAGCAGGATATGTCATGCAAGCGTAACGCCTTCCTCATGTTACTTCATGCTGACCAGGAACGAGCACTCTCATATTTATCATCGAGGTTGGATAATGTTCATACATTCGGAGATATACTGCAGCTGGTTATTGTGGAGTTGATATACAAG GTGTGTCACGCAAATCCTTCAGAGCGGTCCCGTTTTATTCGTACAGTATATGGTTTGCTGAACGCCCCGAGCGCGGCCGTGAGATATGAAGCCGCTGGAACATTGGTCACACTGTCTAATGCACCTGCTGCTATCAAG GCGGCGGCGTCTTGCTACATCGATCTAACGGTGAAGGAGAGCGACAACAACGTGAAGCTCATTGTTGTGGGGCGGCTGCGCGCGCTGCGGGCGGCGGCCGGCGatgcggcggcgcgcgcgctgcCCGACCTCGCCATGGACGTGCTGCGAGTGCTGCAGGCCTCCGACCTCGACGTGCGCCGCCATGCGCTGCAGCTGG cGCTCGAGTTGGTGAGCTCCCGTCACGCGGAAGAGCTAGTGGGCGTGTTGCGCAAGGAGGCGGCGCGCTCGGCGACGGCGGAGGCGGACGGCGCGGCGGCGTATAGGCAGCTCCTAGTGCGCGCAATGCACCGCGCCGCGCTTAACTTCCCAGag GTGGCGGGCAGCGTCGCCCCGGCTCTGCTGGATATGATAGCTGACGGCGCGGAGCCGGCTGCGCTCGACATAGTGCTGTTCCTGCGAAGCGCCCTACTCACCTTCCCCGATCTGAGACAGAAGATATACCAG AAACTTTTGGAGGTGGTGGGCGGTATCCGTGCGGCGAAGGTGGCGCGCGCAGCGGTGTGGCTGCTGGCGGAGTTCGCCGAGAGCGATGCGGACGTAAGTGCGGCGCTCGACGTgctggacgctgccgcccccgtGCCCGCCGCTGCGCCGCAG GAGGAGGAGGAATCAGCGCCGAAGGCTGAACAGCAGCCAGCGCGTCAGCTAGTCACCAGTGACGGCACCTACGCCTCGCAGTCCGCCTTCAACCTGCCCAC GGCTACTACGGAGAAGGCGGGCGGCGGCCTGGCTGCGGCGCTGCGCGAGGGTGAGAGCTTCACTGCTGCGTGCGCGTGCTCCGCGCTCGCCAAACTGGCGCTGCGGGCCGCGCCGCGACTGCGCACGCGCGCCATGCATATAGCCGCGCGCCTGCTGGCACATCAcgcaa CGAGCGGATCAGGCGGTCTGACGGCGGACGACGCGGAGCATGGCGCTGCGTGTTTGCTGGCGAGCGCGCGGCGGCCCGacgtggcggcggcggcgctggcGAGCGGGTCACGTGACGCGCTCGCGGCGCTGCTCGCGCTGCCcgaccgcgccgcgccgccgctgcTGCCGGACATAGAG CAGGAGGAGGCGACGCCTGCGGAGCGCGTGGTCGCGGTGGAGACGGGCATCTCGTTCGCGCAGCTCGCCGCGCCCACCGCCGCGCACCGCGACATGTTCGAGCTGTCACTCAACAATGCCGTGCAGG GTCGTGCCGGCAGCGGCGAGGAGAAGGGCAAGCTGTCGAAGGTGACGCAGCTAACGGGCTTCTCGGACCCCGTGTACGCGGAGGCGATAGTCGCCGTCAACCAGTACGACATCGTCCTCGACGTACTGGTCGTCAACCAGACCG ACGATACCCTACAAAACTGCTGCGTGGAACTAGCGACGCTAGGCGAGTTGCGTCTGGTGGAGCGGCCGGCTGGCGTCGTGCTAGCGCCGCGCGACTTCGCGACTATACGAGCCCACGTCAAAGTCGCGTCGACAGAGAACGGAATTATATTCGGAAATATTG TGTACGAAGTGTCTGGCGCGGGTCAGGAGCGCGGTGTAGTCGTACTCAACGACATTCACATAGACATCGTCGACTACATCGCCCCAGCCGCCTGCTCGGACGCCGACTTCCGGCGGATGTGGGCGGAGTTCGAGTGGGAGAACAAGGTGTCCGTCAACACCACCTTGACGGACCTGCGCGAGTACCTCCAGCACCTGCTGGCCAGTACCAACATGAAGTGCCTCACGCCGGACAAG GCGTTGTCCGGTCAGTGCGGCTTCATGGCGGCGAACTTGTACGCACGCTCGATATTCGGTGAAGACGCGCTCGCCAATCTGTCCGTGGAGCTGCCGCTCGGCCGACCCGGCGCGCCAGTTGTTGGACACGTCCGCATACGAGCTAAGAGCCAG GGCATGGCATTAAGTCTCGGTGACAAGATCAACATGATGCATAAAACGCCGCCACAGAAGCAGCCCACACAGAAGCCGTCCGCCGCATGA